Proteins encoded together in one Pontiella desulfatans window:
- a CDS encoding sulfatase family protein — translation MKWLFIMLFMVLGLSTRADAKRPNILFAIADDMSHASCYGYAFLDTPNFDRIAKEGIRFDRAYTPSSKCAPSRSVIITGRNPWQLEDAANHQPYFPKKFKSVVEALGEHGYFTGFTGKGWGPGDDGGRELTGTAFQESQNKNRPTNQINPTDYAGNFELFLKAKPADEPFFFWYGCKEPHRKYAFKSGVKSGKKLAELDFLPTFWGTDNAVKHDILDYAVEVEHYDMHLGRILQMLEAAGELENTLIIATSDNGMPFPRFKGHPYEHSTHLPFVVRWPGHIKNPGRVSSDFISFTDLAPTFLKAAGISRADSGLQPIQGRSLFDVFADAPKGRGSVLTGRERNDIGRPHDQSYPVRSLHEGTLVYMRNFKPDRWPCGNPETGYRDTDSSPTKTYTLSQEAGSLEYDKSYGKRPGEELYDLEKDPECLENLALSPEYDALKNRMRAKLFAELKKQGDPRVLGQGDVFDAYEHSKRPGYYEKEMAKKKGRGNKK, via the coding sequence ATGAAGTGGTTATTCATTATGTTGTTCATGGTCTTGGGACTGAGTACGCGGGCTGATGCCAAACGCCCGAATATTCTTTTCGCGATCGCGGATGATATGTCACACGCGAGCTGCTATGGCTACGCCTTTCTCGACACGCCCAACTTTGACCGCATTGCAAAAGAGGGTATCCGCTTCGACCGCGCCTATACGCCCAGCAGCAAATGCGCACCGTCTCGCTCCGTGATCATTACCGGGCGCAATCCCTGGCAACTCGAAGACGCCGCAAATCACCAACCCTATTTCCCGAAAAAGTTCAAAAGCGTCGTCGAGGCGCTGGGCGAGCATGGTTACTTTACTGGTTTCACGGGAAAGGGCTGGGGACCGGGCGATGATGGAGGACGAGAGCTGACCGGTACCGCGTTTCAGGAATCGCAAAATAAAAACCGACCAACCAATCAGATTAATCCCACCGATTATGCGGGAAACTTCGAACTCTTCCTGAAGGCCAAACCCGCCGATGAACCCTTTTTCTTCTGGTATGGATGCAAGGAACCGCACCGGAAGTATGCATTCAAGTCCGGGGTCAAAAGCGGAAAAAAACTCGCGGAACTGGATTTCCTGCCCACGTTCTGGGGAACGGACAACGCGGTGAAACACGATATTCTCGACTACGCCGTCGAAGTGGAACACTACGACATGCATCTGGGGCGAATTCTCCAAATGCTGGAAGCGGCCGGTGAGTTGGAGAATACGCTCATTATCGCGACCTCCGACAACGGCATGCCGTTTCCGCGGTTCAAGGGACATCCCTATGAGCATTCCACCCATCTCCCATTCGTCGTCCGCTGGCCGGGCCACATCAAAAACCCCGGGCGCGTCAGCAGTGACTTTATCAGTTTTACTGACCTCGCTCCGACCTTTCTGAAAGCCGCAGGTATTTCGCGGGCTGACTCAGGGCTTCAGCCGATCCAGGGGCGGAGCCTGTTTGATGTGTTTGCGGACGCGCCGAAAGGCCGCGGTTCCGTGCTGACCGGGCGCGAGCGCAATGATATCGGACGTCCCCACGACCAGAGTTATCCCGTACGCAGTCTCCACGAAGGAACCTTGGTCTACATGCGTAATTTCAAACCCGACCGCTGGCCTTGCGGCAATCCCGAAACCGGCTACCGCGATACCGACAGCAGTCCGACGAAAACCTATACGCTCTCCCAAGAGGCGGGGTCGCTTGAATACGACAAGTCATACGGAAAACGCCCCGGCGAGGAACTCTATGATTTGGAAAAGGATCCGGAATGTCTCGAAAACCTCGCGCTTTCGCCGGAATACGATGCGCTCAAGAATCGGATGCGCGCCAAGCTTTTCGCGGAGTTGAAAAAGCAGGGCGATCCCCGCGTGCTCGGCCAAGGCGACGTGTTCGACGCGTATGAACACTCGAAGCGCCCCGGTTACTATGAAAAGGAAATGGCCAAGAAGAAGGGCCGGGGGAATAAGAAATGA
- a CDS encoding alpha-L-fucosidase encodes MKKFITMTMAALLTGCATNDFSNPKNQPGNGGYLTYGSNMLTDPSFENVSNPEVGKFVDASMARSGSSALRMSLLNEQILKKENRVATLDPVAVEPEQLYKLEVWVHIPEIITTPDRKRSAFLKPDKMSMFGAFLRGDLLDVNGTRCGEALVGKNQLDLAHATYGSWIQLRGLVKTNKDTKSLQLSCGLEEDEGTVFFDDLSLRKIDNPNDFLRMFESPEARDERIGWWKESGYGMFPIFGIYSIHGGVWKGRYEPNKYAEWMTFRQQVPHGELKALAEVFRPDAFDADEYVRLAKEAGMGHIVITAKYHDGFAMWDTQCDKFNIKDCSGFDRDILMELKDACRKAGLHYGFYYSQSQEWYTPGGFSRDHYAFGDYPEDIKGKARLYEMDIAPFDLPRNYLENKSKPQLLELMEKYDPEVIWFDVPTEINIIDALELLAIIRKNNPHCLAGSRLHQSEELRDFLTMGDYKIPEGEIAETYWESLPGMQKHTYSYDQFQPFRSPEEIFKELKEVRRKGGNFLLAIGGPRGDGSIPEINFEILRKVKALADKEGL; translated from the coding sequence ATGAAAAAATTCATTACAATGACTATGGCCGCGCTGCTCACCGGCTGTGCAACAAACGATTTTTCAAACCCGAAGAATCAACCGGGCAATGGCGGGTATTTGACGTATGGATCGAATATGCTGACCGATCCCTCTTTTGAAAATGTTTCGAATCCAGAGGTTGGGAAGTTTGTTGACGCCAGTATGGCCCGCAGCGGATCCAGTGCTCTTCGGATGTCCCTTTTAAACGAGCAAATCCTGAAAAAAGAGAACCGTGTCGCCACGCTGGATCCCGTCGCGGTGGAACCGGAGCAGCTCTACAAACTCGAAGTCTGGGTTCATATTCCTGAGATCATTACGACCCCGGACAGGAAAAGGTCGGCCTTCTTGAAGCCGGACAAGATGTCCATGTTCGGGGCTTTCCTTAGAGGGGATCTCCTCGACGTAAATGGAACCCGGTGCGGCGAGGCGCTGGTGGGAAAAAACCAGTTGGATCTGGCTCACGCCACCTACGGTTCCTGGATCCAGCTCAGGGGCTTGGTGAAAACAAACAAGGACACAAAATCCCTCCAACTCTCTTGCGGCTTGGAAGAGGATGAGGGAACGGTGTTTTTTGACGATCTATCGTTGCGAAAAATCGACAACCCCAATGATTTCCTCCGCATGTTCGAGTCGCCGGAAGCACGCGATGAGCGGATCGGGTGGTGGAAGGAATCGGGCTACGGAATGTTTCCTATCTTTGGGATTTATTCAATCCACGGCGGGGTTTGGAAGGGCAGGTATGAACCTAACAAATATGCCGAATGGATGACGTTCCGGCAACAAGTCCCGCATGGCGAGCTCAAGGCTTTGGCCGAAGTATTCCGTCCTGACGCCTTTGACGCGGATGAGTATGTCCGCCTGGCCAAAGAGGCTGGCATGGGGCACATCGTGATTACCGCGAAGTATCACGATGGTTTCGCCATGTGGGATACCCAGTGCGACAAGTTCAACATCAAGGATTGCAGCGGTTTTGACCGGGATATTTTAATGGAGTTGAAAGACGCTTGTCGAAAGGCGGGGCTCCATTACGGTTTTTATTACTCCCAATCTCAGGAATGGTATACCCCCGGCGGATTCTCCAGGGATCATTATGCGTTCGGTGACTACCCGGAAGATATCAAGGGTAAGGCGCGCCTGTATGAAATGGACATCGCTCCGTTTGATCTGCCCCGTAATTATTTAGAGAATAAAAGCAAACCACAGTTGCTTGAACTGATGGAAAAGTACGACCCGGAAGTGATCTGGTTTGATGTGCCCACTGAAATCAACATCATTGATGCGTTGGAGCTTTTGGCGATTATTCGGAAGAACAATCCCCATTGCCTGGCGGGATCTCGGTTGCATCAGTCGGAAGAGCTTCGGGATTTTCTCACCATGGGCGATTATAAAATTCCCGAGGGAGAGATTGCCGAGACCTATTGGGAGAGCCTGCCCGGCATGCAGAAACATACCTACAGCTACGACCAGTTTCAGCCGTTCCGCTCCCCCGAAGAGATTTTCAAGGAGCTGAAAGAAGTCCGGCGGAAAGGCGGGAACTTCCTGCTGGCCATCGGAGGCCCTAGAGGCGACGGCAGCATCCCGGAGATTAATTTCGAGATTTTGCGAAAGGTAAAGGCCTTGGCCGATAAAGAAGGGCTTTAA
- the ltrA gene encoding group II intron reverse transcriptase/maturase — protein sequence MKPYGGEVAPCAADQATPHDELLERVLDLENMRKAWKRVKANKGAAGVDGLSIDAAFGFIRQHWEGIRSSLASGRYKPAAVRRVEIPKPDGSKRPLGIPTVLDRVIQQAIAQVLTPLFDPHFSESSYGFRPGRSAHDAVRQVKKLFRSYYPIAVDADLSKFFDTVNHDPLMRCVAKRVKDERVLKLIRKYLKAEIIADGLSIHPGRGVPQGGPLSPLLANILLDELDKELERRGLKFVRYADDFIIMVKTKQAGERVFSSIRKFLERELLLEVNETKSKVARLDECTFLGFHIIRGKIRWSQKSEKEFKRRIKELTGRSWGVSMQYRLRKLREYMRGWMGYFGISEYYKPIPPLDQWIRRRLRLCYWKMWKRPKMRRRQLRKLGIDERQINMVVSSRKGYWKLSRTLATNMGLGNAWLKEQGLVSLKEQWSRMHYPDSVRR from the coding sequence ATGAAGCCGTATGGCGGAGAAGTTGCACCCTGCGCGGCGGACCAAGCGACCCCGCATGATGAACTATTGGAACGGGTGCTCGACTTGGAGAACATGCGCAAGGCATGGAAGCGGGTTAAGGCAAACAAGGGCGCGGCGGGCGTGGACGGGTTGTCCATCGATGCCGCGTTCGGGTTTATCCGCCAGCACTGGGAGGGTATCCGTTCATCGTTGGCCAGCGGCAGGTACAAGCCTGCGGCGGTGCGCCGCGTCGAGATACCGAAACCGGACGGGAGTAAACGTCCGCTAGGGATTCCGACCGTGCTGGATCGTGTGATCCAGCAGGCCATCGCACAGGTTTTAACGCCGCTGTTCGATCCGCACTTTTCGGAATCGAGTTATGGCTTTAGACCCGGACGCTCCGCGCACGACGCGGTGCGGCAGGTAAAGAAGCTGTTCCGCTCATATTATCCGATCGCGGTCGATGCCGACCTCTCTAAGTTCTTCGACACCGTGAACCACGACCCGCTGATGCGGTGTGTGGCGAAGCGGGTGAAGGACGAACGAGTGCTGAAACTGATCAGGAAATATCTAAAGGCGGAGATAATCGCGGATGGGCTGTCCATACACCCGGGCAGAGGAGTCCCGCAGGGCGGCCCGCTCTCGCCGTTGCTCGCCAATATCCTGCTCGATGAGCTGGATAAGGAACTCGAAAGAAGGGGACTCAAGTTCGTGCGCTATGCCGACGACTTCATCATCATGGTGAAGACCAAGCAGGCGGGCGAACGGGTGTTTTCCAGTATTCGGAAATTTCTGGAGCGCGAACTTTTGCTGGAGGTCAATGAGACCAAGAGCAAGGTCGCACGCCTCGACGAATGCACCTTCCTCGGGTTTCACATCATACGCGGAAAGATCCGCTGGAGCCAAAAGTCCGAAAAGGAATTCAAACGGCGCATCAAGGAACTCACCGGTAGAAGCTGGGGCGTCTCCATGCAATACCGTTTGAGGAAGCTGCGCGAATACATGCGCGGCTGGATGGGCTACTTTGGCATCAGCGAATACTACAAACCCATTCCACCGCTCGACCAATGGATACGCCGGAGATTACGGCTGTGCTATTGGAAGATGTGGAAACGCCCGAAAATGCGTCGGCGACAACTGCGCAAGCTCGGCATTGACGAGCGGCAGATCAACATGGTGGTCAGTAGCCGCAAAGGCTATTGGAAACTATCGCGCACGCTGGCAACGAACATGGGCTTGGGCAACGCGTGGCTCAAGGAGCAAGGACTGGTCAGTCTGAAGGAACAATGGTCTCGGATGCACTACCCGGACTCGGTTCGCCGCTAG
- a CDS encoding arylsulfatase has translation MIRLHANRLSPFPKTECERDLLSQMSVFIQMPRLVLCVFFAIAAAVPLAEAKPNIVFILADDLGYGDLGCYGQTKIRTPNIDQLAAEGMRFTDHYSGQTVCTPSRASLMLGQHMGRCRIKGNGGQQLKENDTTIAQLMQRAGYRTGMIGKWGLDGAPNHSGSPNNKGFDHWFGFHSQGMAHFFYPEFLWRNTTKVEYPENVDVRENGYYKKGKGKHAHNLFASEAEWFIRDNKDRPFFLYIPFAIPHAELIVPSDDPDLAYYKSLGWTETVKPEGGGGRKGDAGYGTKYHKGYCAQDYPHATYAAMISRMDRSVGRLMALIKELNLDDNTLVIFSSDNGPSGEGGQSLEFFKSQGALRGYKRSIYEGGTRVPLIARWPDKIKAGAISDHQCGFPDVMPTLCELAGTTPSATTTGISYLSELLGKEQARAPYLYYRWGSKEAVRVGKWKLIRPTKNKSPKYELYDLAADPGETKNCAGSMPEFVSRLLPHFNHAVGK, from the coding sequence ATGATTCGATTACATGCTAATAGACTGTCGCCATTCCCGAAAACGGAATGTGAACGCGATCTGCTGAGTCAAATGAGCGTTTTTATACAGATGCCACGCCTTGTCTTGTGCGTTTTTTTTGCCATTGCTGCAGCCGTACCCTTAGCTGAAGCAAAACCCAATATCGTGTTCATTTTGGCGGACGATTTAGGTTATGGAGATTTGGGTTGCTATGGCCAGACGAAGATCCGGACGCCGAATATCGATCAATTGGCCGCCGAAGGCATGCGCTTTACGGATCATTATTCCGGGCAAACGGTCTGTACCCCGTCACGGGCCTCGCTAATGCTGGGGCAACACATGGGACGCTGTCGAATCAAAGGAAACGGCGGACAACAGCTGAAAGAAAACGATACGACCATCGCGCAACTGATGCAGCGGGCGGGTTATCGCACAGGTATGATCGGCAAATGGGGGTTGGACGGTGCGCCGAATCATTCGGGAAGTCCAAACAACAAGGGCTTTGATCATTGGTTCGGTTTTCATTCCCAAGGCATGGCGCATTTTTTCTATCCGGAGTTTCTCTGGCGAAACACCACAAAGGTGGAGTATCCGGAAAACGTCGACGTCCGCGAAAACGGCTACTACAAAAAGGGAAAAGGCAAACACGCCCACAATCTCTTTGCGTCCGAAGCCGAATGGTTCATTCGTGATAACAAAGATCGCCCCTTTTTCCTTTATATTCCTTTTGCCATTCCTCACGCGGAATTGATCGTGCCCAGCGATGATCCGGATCTCGCCTACTACAAGTCCTTGGGCTGGACTGAAACGGTGAAGCCTGAAGGCGGAGGCGGTCGAAAGGGCGACGCCGGTTACGGCACCAAGTATCACAAAGGCTATTGTGCTCAGGACTATCCACATGCAACCTACGCGGCCATGATCAGTCGCATGGACCGCAGCGTCGGTCGGCTCATGGCATTGATCAAGGAACTGAACCTCGATGACAACACGTTGGTCATATTTAGCAGTGACAACGGCCCCTCGGGCGAGGGCGGGCAGAGCCTTGAGTTCTTCAAGAGTCAGGGCGCCCTTCGCGGTTATAAGCGCAGTATCTACGAAGGTGGCACGCGCGTTCCCCTGATTGCCCGCTGGCCCGACAAAATCAAGGCCGGCGCTATATCTGATCACCAGTGCGGGTTCCCGGATGTGATGCCGACGCTCTGCGAATTAGCCGGCACCACCCCCTCGGCGACTACGACCGGCATCAGTTACCTTTCGGAGTTACTCGGGAAAGAACAGGCACGCGCCCCGTATCTCTATTACCGATGGGGTAGCAAAGAGGCTGTTCGTGTCGGTAAGTGGAAATTGATTCGGCCTACGAAGAACAAGAGCCCCAAATACGAGCTCTACGACCTAGCAGCGGATCCCGGCGAAACGAAGAACTGCGCTGGCAGTATGCCCGAGTTCGTCTCTCGCCTCCTCCCGCACTTCAATCATGCGGTTGGGAAGTAG